The Verrucomicrobiia bacterium genome includes a window with the following:
- a CDS encoding ImmA/IrrE family metallo-endopeptidase encodes MGRKKSRQEREDDEANLFAMCLLMPEEMVKEEIAKLGVFDVNDDRKMKKLAKIFEVSETMMALRIAQIFEFP; translated from the coding sequence ATGGGGCGAAAGAAGAGCAGGCAGGAGCGGGAAGATGATGAGGCGAACCTGTTCGCGATGTGCCTGCTGATGCCGGAAGAGATGGTGAAAGAAGAGATCGCCAAGCTTGGTGTGTTCGATGTGAACGATGACAGGAAGATGAAGAAGCTGGCGAAGATTTTTGAAGTGTCGGAAACGATGATGGCCTTGCGGATTGCGCAGATATTTGAATTCCCATGA
- a CDS encoding ASCH domain-containing protein, with protein sequence MSEILEIRFALSVRQPWAWLIVNGFKDVENRLWQTFMRGPRFIHTGKVMKEEEYNDCYFFLEEHFPHIRLPRAQDLPLGGIVGIASITDCVTRSNSKWFVGDYGFLMEDQQPCEFIPCKGEKGFFRPCHEGGSYVTASDLKFLKKAA encoded by the coding sequence ATGAGCGAGATATTGGAAATACGTTTTGCTTTGAGCGTGCGGCAGCCTTGGGCGTGGTTGATCGTGAACGGTTTCAAGGATGTCGAGAATCGGCTGTGGCAGACGTTCATGCGCGGGCCGCGTTTCATCCACACCGGGAAGGTGATGAAGGAGGAGGAATACAACGACTGCTATTTCTTCTTGGAAGAACACTTCCCGCATATCCGGCTGCCGCGGGCGCAGGACCTGCCGTTGGGTGGGATCGTGGGCATCGCCAGCATCACTGATTGTGTCACCCGATCGAACTCAAAATGGTTCGTGGGTGATTACGGTTTTTTGATGGAGGACCAGCAGCCGTGTGAATTCATCCCGTGCAAGGGGGAGAAGGGATTCTTCCGTCCGTGTCATGAGGGCGGAAGTTATGTGACGGCGAGTGATCTGAAATTTTTGAAGAAGGCGGCGTAA
- a CDS encoding DUF5131 family protein produces the protein MAKYTKIQWCHYTLNFRIGCAKKSICCARCYAALMDRRRFSKTLPGCSKEKPISHWGANAPRHVVSAQTTKEVYRWNAYAETHPWTCSGCSEEKDEMFGYTGDDALKFDYVCPKCHSSLDSSPRRVFVGSMFDWAEEVYTTEERDAWFEVMEKCTHLRFMLLTKRGKVMREYLTYRYEGGPVPGHLWIGWSWQPDFPAEIDDLLAVKAKVRFVSAEPLLGPLGEPMGEARKGLSAAQIEHEQMKWLEKIYQVELLILGGESGDENEDPRMCHEDWLRWAVAGAFAACVKVFVKQMGSYAVRDDSAVIPEASEDVVDPADIARWEFNRRNHRVRYKHPKGGDINEWPEELQVQEMPGF, from the coding sequence ATGGCGAAATATACGAAGATCCAGTGGTGTCACTACACGTTGAACTTCCGCATCGGTTGCGCGAAGAAGTCTATCTGTTGCGCGAGGTGTTATGCGGCGTTGATGGACCGTCGCCGCTTCAGCAAGACGTTGCCGGGTTGCAGCAAGGAGAAACCGATATCGCATTGGGGCGCGAATGCTCCACGCCATGTGGTGAGCGCGCAGACGACGAAGGAAGTTTACCGGTGGAATGCGTATGCGGAGACACATCCGTGGACTTGTTCGGGGTGCAGTGAGGAGAAGGATGAGATGTTTGGTTACACGGGAGATGATGCGCTGAAGTTTGACTACGTGTGCCCCAAGTGCCACTCGTCACTCGATAGCAGTCCGCGTCGGGTGTTCGTGGGTTCGATGTTCGATTGGGCGGAAGAGGTCTATACGACCGAGGAAAGGGACGCGTGGTTTGAGGTGATGGAGAAATGCACCCACCTGCGGTTCATGCTGCTGACCAAGCGAGGGAAGGTGATGCGCGAGTACCTGACGTATCGCTATGAAGGCGGTCCGGTGCCGGGTCACTTGTGGATCGGGTGGAGCTGGCAGCCGGATTTCCCGGCGGAGATTGATGATCTGCTGGCGGTGAAGGCAAAGGTGCGGTTTGTAAGCGCCGAGCCTTTGCTGGGGCCGTTAGGTGAACCGATGGGTGAGGCGCGCAAGGGGTTGAGTGCGGCACAAATCGAGCATGAGCAGATGAAGTGGCTAGAGAAAATCTACCAGGTGGAGTTGTTGATATTGGGTGGAGAATCGGGTGATGAGAATGAAGATCCGCGTATGTGTCATGAGGATTGGTTGCGTTGGGCTGTGGCGGGGGCATTTGCGGCGTGCGTGAAAGTGTTCGTCAAGCAGATGGGGAGCTACGCGGTGCGCGATGATTCGGCTGTTATACCGGAGGCGAGTGAGGATGTGGTGGATCCAGCGGACATCGCGAGATGGGAGTTCAACCGGCGCAATCATCGGGTGCGTTACAAGCATCCAAAGGGAGGCGATATCAACGAGTGGCCGGAGGAGTTGCAGGTGCAGGAGATGCCGGGTTTTTAA
- a CDS encoding site-specific DNA-methyltransferase, translated as MLRPYYSDEQVTLYHGNMEEVLPQLPMADCIVTDSTYGETALEWDRWVDDWPSIVARNLKRTGSMWCFGSFRMFTSHWAEFEKAFDQVQDRVWEKQNGSSFMTDRFRRVHEFMVHFRHRNVKWEEVFHNDKSLKESGGVRKRIYRQHKPKHFNGYGPALYQSDDNGTRLARSVVYMKNCHGAAINETEKPVGLVRPLIEYSCPVGGLMIDCFSGSGSHLVAARQLGIRSIGIEKRESQCEKAVKRLREEQELNLAPAA; from the coding sequence ATGTTGCGGCCGTATTACAGTGACGAGCAGGTGACGCTTTACCATGGGAACATGGAAGAGGTGCTGCCGCAGTTGCCGATGGCGGATTGCATCGTGACGGACAGCACGTACGGCGAGACGGCACTGGAATGGGACAGGTGGGTGGATGATTGGCCCTCGATCGTGGCGCGCAACCTGAAGCGTACCGGGAGCATGTGGTGTTTCGGTTCTTTCCGCATGTTCACGTCGCACTGGGCGGAATTCGAGAAAGCTTTCGACCAGGTGCAGGACCGGGTGTGGGAAAAGCAGAACGGGAGTTCGTTCATGACGGACCGCTTTCGTCGGGTGCATGAGTTCATGGTCCATTTCCGGCATCGGAATGTGAAGTGGGAAGAAGTGTTCCACAACGACAAGTCTTTGAAAGAGTCTGGTGGAGTGAGGAAGCGGATCTATCGCCAGCACAAACCCAAGCATTTCAACGGCTATGGACCGGCCTTGTATCAGAGCGATGACAATGGAACCCGGCTAGCACGGTCGGTGGTGTACATGAAGAATTGTCATGGCGCTGCCATCAATGAGACGGAGAAGCCAGTGGGGTTGGTGCGTCCGCTCATCGAGTATTCGTGTCCGGTGGGGGGGCTGATGATCGACTGCTTCAGCGGCAGTGGTTCGCATCTGGTGGCAGCCAGGCAACTGGGCATCCGCTCGATCGGCATCGAGAAGCGCGAGAGCCAGTGCGAAAAAGCAGTGAAGCGATTGCGGGAAGAACAGGAACTGAATCTGGCTCCGGCGGCGTAA
- a CDS encoding glycosyltransferase, whose translation MNEKNVAVIIPCYQQVHHLKRCLASVIPQLGEGDELFLCIDSADETLGDPEDRQKVNRLLETARELSPAKVKLVESPYRMGVSLMRDLGAREAKAPWLKFLDADDFLAPLALNFFRAVKLQEATRVFYGQQVMVRDNVPMEVRLSDMTVIERRNPLLVCPTFIRRDAFEEVGRFDGEIEFEEDWDLWLRVWQTWGLGVVQSFPVPIGYYCIHKEEREQKEKERCRTTRGMDVRQWFAMKYKIQPLR comes from the coding sequence ATGAACGAAAAGAATGTAGCGGTGATCATCCCGTGTTATCAGCAAGTGCATCATCTGAAAAGGTGCCTTGCTTCCGTGATTCCCCAGCTCGGGGAAGGGGATGAACTGTTTCTCTGCATCGACAGTGCGGACGAGACGTTGGGAGATCCAGAAGACCGGCAGAAGGTGAACCGGTTGCTCGAGACGGCCCGTGAGTTGAGTCCGGCGAAGGTCAAGCTGGTGGAGAGTCCGTATCGGATGGGGGTTTCCCTGATGCGCGACTTGGGGGCGAGAGAGGCCAAGGCGCCATGGTTGAAGTTTTTGGATGCGGACGATTTTCTTGCGCCGCTGGCGTTGAACTTTTTCAGGGCGGTGAAGCTGCAGGAGGCGACGCGGGTGTTCTATGGCCAGCAGGTGATGGTGAGGGACAACGTGCCGATGGAAGTGCGCCTGTCTGATATGACGGTGATCGAGCGGCGCAATCCGTTGCTGGTGTGCCCGACGTTCATCCGTCGTGATGCGTTTGAGGAGGTGGGGCGGTTTGATGGTGAAATCGAATTTGAAGAGGACTGGGATCTGTGGCTGCGGGTCTGGCAGACGTGGGGATTGGGCGTGGTGCAATCGTTCCCGGTGCCCATAGGCTATTACTGCATCCACAAAGAGGAGCGGGAGCAGAAGGAAAAGGAGCGGTGTCGCACGACGCGAGGCATGGATGTGCGGCAGTGGTTCGCGATGAAGTATAAGATCCAGCCGCTGAGATAA